The Prionailurus viverrinus isolate Anna chromosome C1, UM_Priviv_1.0, whole genome shotgun sequence DNA window TGACAACGCCTGAATACTGACAAGGATGTGGGGCAACAGGAACTCCAGGAACTGTCATTCGttgccagtgggaatgcaaaatggtacgaCCAGTTGGGAAGTCTGGTGGcttcttataaaactcaacattccTTTACCATAAGATCCAGTAATCGCACTCTTTTGTATGGACCTATCATAGGAGTTGAGTAAAAAGATCAGGGGTTacggaggagggagggagagaaatgggtGGAGCACGGGTTTTTTTAGGGAAGCGACACTTCTCTACATGATgctataatggtggatatatgCCATCATAGatttgtccaaactcataaaATGCTCAATACCAAGAACGAACCCTAagataaactatggactttgggtgatagtGATGTGTCAATGGAGGTTAATGAATTGTAAAAATGTCCCACTTTGCTAGGGGATATTGATAATGGGGGGAGGCTCTGCATGTGCTGGGGCTGGGAGTGAATGGGAAATCTGCACCTTCTTTCCAATTTTGTTGTGAACTTAAgactgcttcaaaaataaattctcttacagaaaaattttttaaataaaaataaactgagcaaagaaaaaaaaaagttggtaaaaGACCTTCACTGCTGATCTTGGAAGTTCACTTAGTCCGCTTTGCAGCCCCAGCCTTCTGCTGGAAGGTTAAAGAAATGCCTACAGAGGCCGGCCCGCcccctgcaggaggggaggggtgaggtgAGGCGAGGGGATGGTTTAGGGTTGGCCTGAGGCTCTTAGAGCGGGTCTCAAGCGGAATTACCAGGAAGCTCTTAAAAGTACCAGTGCTCGGGTCTCCTCACACTGAGACTTTCCCTTGGCAGAGTCCAGGCAGGGGGAGGTGAAAAGCGCTCTCCTACATTCTAACGTGCAGCCGGGGCTGAGAATCGCCGTGACCGAGCGGCGGTGGGTGGGGGACGGGGCTGGAGGTCAGAGtactggaaggaaaggaaaccttTCCCGAGAAGAGGACACCGCTGCCCGCGCTGTCTCACGCTTGGGTGCTCACTCCAGCCGCGCTTTCCAAGGGCCAGCAGCCTAGGTCAGTGGCTTTCACGTCAAACACAGGTGTCGCATCGGCAGGTGCACCAACGTGGGCACTGGAAGGAGGGAGACTAGAGCCTTGGGACTGCAGCAACGCCCGGGACCGGGTGTGGGGCCAATTGCGCGTCCCCCGGCTTCCCTGCGCCCCCGGAGCCCGTTTTACTATGGAGGCCCAGGCGCCGCGTGGGGACTCTGAGTTCGCGCTCTAGTTGACAAGGGCTTTGTCACTTTTCCTACTCTGTTGCCACCAAGCGGTGATGACGCCGCTTCGGTCCTCACTTTGGTGACGCGAGGACAAATGGGTGACCACGTATACTTCGGAGCAAACTTTCTCCTACACCTGCTAACTGGCCACCTTTAACAGGAAAAACAGGAGAGcacacaaacaagaaaaaaaccaaaaccaaaccacgcaaatacacacatgcacacatacacacacagtgcgCGCGCGCCTGCGCAGGGGTGAGAACGAGCTCACAGGAAGGTGGAACCAGCGCAAGACCTTAGCGCCAGGTTGGTGGTCTCCCTCTCACCGGCCGCCAGAGCACCCCGCGCCTTCTCCGCGCACCTACCCGCGGCTCCACACCTCGCTGCCTTCGCCCACGCTGCCCTCGGCGGCCTGGAAACCGATTTGGTGGTCTGAATACTTTGGGGACCCACCGGAGGGAGGCCTgatgccctctcccccactgtccTCCTCCAGGGCGCGGCCAGCACACCTGCGACGCTGCGCGCCCCAGCACTCGGGAAACACCTGTCTGGGGGAGGTGAGACCGGAAACGCGTGTCTCCCGGCGCGCGCCGCCCACCCCCGCCGCCTGCCGCGCTGCAGGCGCCTGGCGGTCTCTCGGGTCCGGGCCCTTTAAGGCGGGTGGTTGCGGCAGCCGCGCTCGGGGCGGGGCAAACAATGCGCGCCACGCGGGGCCGGATCCGCAGCGGTAAGTAGGGACGAGGCCCGCCTCGGGCTGGGCTGTGTCACTGCACTCCCGGTGTAGGAGCCGTCCCACGTGGCTGGGGGTGCCGAAGGGCCCAGTGGACCGGCTGCCCGATCCCCACTTCCACCGGTTCCCGGAGCACTGGGGCCCGCCGGAAGCGAGTGCGTACCTGTCGGCCCTTAAGAGgggaccggggcggggggcgAGTTCGGGGGACTCGGGGCAGGCCTCCGAGCCGCGAACGCCCGAGTCCACCCCGGACCCGGGCTCTCGCTCTCCCCGCCGGCGACTCGGAATCCGCCAGTGTGTTTCACTTCCAGTCTCGGCGAGCTGGAGCTGCGTCGACCGTGTATATCCAGCTGGTGTCAAAAAGCTGGATAATCAAACCGTTAACACCCAGTCCAAGTGCTGGTTCGGGTCCTCGGCCGTAACTAGTGAACGCACTGAATTtagagggggtggagggaacaCCTAAGCAAAACAGCAGGAACTACCCTGCCGGCCGCAGCGGGCGGTAGCTGCAGTCTGCGTGGGCCTGGCCAGTTTAGAAAGAGCAGCGTTCTCCGCggccctgggctgtcagcgccGCTCCCCTCCGCTTCGCTTCTAACGCGGCTGGGTTCGGAATTCACCCAGTGGTGACAGCAGAGTGCGTAGGGCATCCTGCAGGAGTTGCACGGTCTTGGGTTCTTGTGCCCAAAGACACCTTTTAGCATAGATTCAGGATTAAATTTCTCTCCCCAGAAGGGAAGAGCCATGCAAAAGGAATTAGACAAAGGTTCTCCCTacctgtgtttcttcttttgaacATGTAAAAcgaccttaaaaaaaatatttggagcgATTTAAAAGAGAATGAGTATTTCTGGCCCTAGCGTCACGCGAGATTCTTTTGCCCAACAGCTTTGAgggagcagagagctggatgcaggtGACATGGCCCTGGTGCCCTACGAGGAGACAGCGGTAATGGGCTTGCAGAAATTCCACAAACCTCTTGCCACCTTCTCCTTTGCGAACCACACGATCCGGATCCGGCAGGACTGGAGACAGCTGGGAGTCGCCGCGGTGGTTTGGGACGCGGTAAGTAAGACCCTGGGGCCTCTGACCACAATTGATTTTAAGActggctttcttcttcttccttttttttaataacagatttattgagatataatttatataccatacatTTCACCAGTTTATacaattctgtgatttttttaaaaagtaaattcacCGAGAGATGTAACCATCACCATggtctattttaaaaacattttcatcccccagcccctccaaAAATACTTATACCCATTGGAATCTCTtacttccctgctccctcccccaaccccaaaagATTGCATTTTGAGGGTGAATAAAGGAAAGCTGAGGGAAAGTAAATTACTTGCCAGTAATATACCCaacaggaaagagggagggagagctggaaggaaggcaggaagcccCTAACTGCTTTGGACTCTCATTAAGTTAATTTTTCACTTaagtttcattttgaaaatattgcaCAAAGAATACTGTAAAAAGTGGGAGAGCCCAAAGTGAAGATCACATGTTTTCCTGAAGTTTTCCGTAGTTGTAATGGTCACAAAATTATACTATTAGTTGctttgttttacttcttcctctcacAGCACTGTTCTGTCAGCTTTTGTGACAGTGACTTGCCCTTAAGCAGCTTGCAGTGGGAACTCATTTAATGTTGGATAAATGATAGATGTAATTTTGTGGTCTTAACATTGCGTTAGGGATGCTAGAGAAACATTCAGGTGTAAACATCTCAATGTATTGTAGCCTCTTCTAGGAATCTAGTCCAAGGTGATTACATGGAAAGTATTCCCAGAACGACTAATAGGGCACATAATAGTGAGGAATGGGTGAGCCTTTTGAATGCTCACCAAGAAGAGGAATTGTTACTTATGCTACTAGTATGTGGCTGTGAAAgacaaattctatttaaaaattatgttaacaacatacaatgctttaaaaaaaaatgtttattttagagagagagagggagacaggatctgtgctgacagcacagagccgaatgcggggcttgaacccgtgaaccgaaccatgagatcatgacctgagccaaagttggacgcttaactgactgagccacccaggcgctcctacaaTGCTTTTATAGAATTGTATGCAAATGCTAACTCATGCATCAGGTGTCCAAAACTTTGGCCCAAACTTCCTTTCCCATGCCTGATAATATGTGGTGAGGGCCCCCAGTGATGCAGGACAACACGAGAGAAGCACCCAGCTCCAGGAGCCCCGGGCAGGAGCcactctgcctcttcctttgGGTGACATCGTGGCCTAGCTGCCTTGAACTTGGGTTAGGAACTGGACATTCCTTTAAGCAAAATCACAGAGACTGTTCATGTAAGCTCCACTGGGGTCGTTTTGTAAACTTTAAGTGACACAGTAAGAAATGAAACTTCCCAGATTGAGCAGCACCCTATGTTGTGTGGGCAGCGTCATCGACCCCTGCTGTCCCCAGGAGGGACCTCGGTGGGGCCTAGACTGCGTTCGCTCTAGGGTCATCTCCCAGCAGCAGCCGAATTTCTGTGTGTGTTGTTAAACTGGGACTGCAACCTTGCAGTGGGAGAGAGGGTGTGATGTCTTCCTGCCAGTGTAAAGCCTGCCCTAAACCCTTGGGGTCCTCGGCACGGCACTCGTTGACACGCAACGCTGTGTTTTGACTCAGGCCGTCGTTCTCTCTGCGTATCTGGAGATGGGAGCTGTGGAGCTGAGGGGCCGCCGTGCAGTGGAGCTGGGGGCCGGCACCGGGCTGGTGGGCATAGTGGCTGCCCTGCTGGGTGAGTGCCGTATGCTGGCTCCCTCCTTTGCGAGTGGAGCTCATTGACAGGTGTGTTTGCTGCTTCCCTGACACAGACCCAGACCGGTTTTTCCCTTACTGGATGTTCTGTCCCCTGTACTTATGAGTCACCTGCTGGTGTCTTTAACTCCAGTAAGCCtcgtttcttctctctctctcgctctcgctctttctctcatcCTGTTGTTTATACTTCCCATGAAAGACTGCTTTGCCCCCTtcggttgtttgtttgtttgtttgtttttgttttgtttaagcaaACACACGTTTATTGGGGCATTTAGAATTGCAATTCAGGAGACAATTGGGTTGTCTGAATTAGGTCCCTGCCCCTTTCAGTTTTATGCCAACAGTATGATCAGAAGGCAGTTTTCAGTTCAAAGAAAATTGTATTCATGTACATAGTTTTTTACACTTTAGGGGCCTTCTTGTACTCTGTTGGATTTAACCCTGCGAGGCAGGTAGAACAGATAGTCTCATTCATTGCTGAGGAAACTTTGCTGGTTCGTCTCTTCTGAGAAGGGCCGGCCCTGCTGTAGTTTGTACTGACatcttatgtttaaaaattctcttcGCGGTATACAGTTCTGAATTGGTATCGaggtttgtcattttttttttttttgtttggtataCAGATATTAATTTAGGCCTACAgtatttttaagctttgtttttattttgttatttattgttgACTCCTTTCTTCAGCTTCTGGCTCATGCCGTTCAAGCCACCCAGTGGGTAGACCAGCCTCtaacatacaatatataacaTTCATCACTTCAACATCGTCACCCAGTGCTCTTGTCAAAATGCAGCTTCTGCTTCTGTAGGTTGGGGTCAGGCCTGAGAACCTGCAtatctaacaagctcccaggggaTGATGATGCAGACGCTGTTGGTACTCAGGCCACACTTTGGTGGTGAGGAGCTAGAATTCCATTCCATTGTGGACAGGTGCTCGAGGACCCACTTAAGCCCTTCCTTTATTGTGTCCTCTTTCCGgtaacttatttctttttttagtattcttttcTGTGTTTAGACCTAGCCTTCCAAAATGTGGTGGGGAACATGGGCAGTGTGGTAGTTAACGGTGTGTAAATGGATCTAGGTCTTCATCCAACACCACGGCACCTTCAGGTACTGATGAGGCCCTCGCTCGTACACTgccttttgttctcttcaggTTAGCCTTACGGCATTCCCGTGGGTgttaggtttcatttttttattttgttttactttattttattatttactttattatgttatgttatttttacagaaagagagcaagtgtgcgtatgagcatgggaggggcagagagagagagagagagagagagagagagagagagagaatttcaagcaggttccatgcccatcGAGGAGCCCAACTCTGTTCCAtctcacaactgcgagatcatgacctgagctgaaatccagagtctgatgcttaaactgactgatccacccaggcaccccacacttaaaaatttttcattttgccGGTGAAACTGGGGTTCTGGGAGGTTAAGTCACTTTGTGGAGTCCTGGTCAGTGGAGACCTGAGGACTCAAACCAGGTGCATCAGGCACTTACTGTCTTTCCTTAACACTAAGTTTGCTGATGTGGGAGGAGTTAACTGGAAGGGAAATAAGGTTTCTTCTGTTTCCCCTGGACAAGCGGGTCTTCATGCAGAGCTGCGTCGGCTGGTGCAGAGACTTGCTAGTTGGCAAAGTGCATAGGTTTAGAGTTATACTTGGTTTTGACACCTTTTCTaactcttactagctgtgtgaccttgggcaagttgcttaatctctccACTTCAGTTtccctataaaatggggataaaaatcaGTTCCTGCCACATTGAGGATCCAATGAGATCATGCACAGAAATCAGCTCCTTGActagcacaaagtaaatgctcaataaatgttaattgctCCTCTGAGTATATCTGTTTGTGATCTAGAAATGCGGATCTGTGAGGTTGGGTAAAACAGGATGATGAGGTTCTTTAAAGACTAGCACAGAGTGGGGACTAGATAGTTGTCGCCCCACAAGACGATCGGCTTTGGGAGTGGGCTGGGACAGAACAGCAGGGTGTTCTCTCGTGACTGGGGGAGGTGCGCTTCCTGGCCTAGCTTCACCGCCCCCTCTTTCAATCCTTTCCTGCCGCAGAGCAGAATTCATTGCTGCCTTATTTCTTCTCCCCACAGCCCTTGGTATATTTGCCATGTTGTCCCGGCCTTTCTTACAAGCCGGTGTttcttgtgtctgtctctcctggCAGGCTGAAGCTCCCGAGGCTTGGGACTGTGTCTCATCCTGTGTGTCCTTGGCCCCAGCCAGACCCCACTTGCCATGCGGTAGATACTCAAATAGTTCTGGAATAAGAGTTGGGCAAACTAGAAAATCATGAAAAGTAATGTTTCTCTTACAAAAGTGATGTAACTCTTTTCAAAAATAGCCCTAGAAAtagaataaagggggaaaaagcctAAACATTCTAGTTATTCATGACTCTGCAACATAAGTACTGTTagcattttggtttatttccttccattcttttgcttccacttgtattttttttttaattttttcttttttaatgtttatttacttttgagagagacagagacagaatgcgagtgggttggggcagagaaagagggggacacagatctgaagcaggatccaggctctactaagctgtcagcacagagctcaacgcggggctcgaactcacgagctgtgagatcctgacctgagctgaagtcggacgctccacccactgagccccccaggcgcccctccacttgtATATTTAATCACAGTTGTAATTGTGGTTAtagaggtgtgtgtatgtgtgtgtaggcaCCTATGTATGTACGTACACATATGTGTGTCTCATTTCATGTTCTGTCGTGCGCACCTCTCTGCACTATGTGATTTGCACACCCGTTATTGTTGTGACTGCAAAGTATAAGGCATTGCTTTTTAGGGTGAGACCTGAGGGTAAGAAAAAGTTACTCTCTTTAGAATGGAGGCAGCGAGAACTAGAATAGGTGGTGATTTTGAACGTGTCAGAGGTTGattgttctcctttttaaaaaagtattttcatttttcataaccCGAATCATTTATTCCCAAATTCAGGGAACACCCACCATATGCCAGGCCTGAGTTTAGGTGCTGAGGCTTCCGGTCTTCTCAGGAAGCTTCCATTCTAATTCtgatggggaggaaggaaaagacagattCTATTAAAAAGCCAGGGAAAAAAACCCGGTAAGTTCTATGCAGAACTTGAATAATGGGTGATGAGATTTTcctattaaaagaacaaaacagcttTTAATTCCTGGGCAGTTCCCTCATTCTGTCTATTTAGTCTGTCCTTCTCACCGCGCCCCCCCTGCCTGGTGGGTAGATCTACTTGGAGCTCTCTTTCCCTTGGGAAATGAAGGCTTAacagaggttaggtaacttgcacaaggtcacaaCACTCCTGGATTGTGGAGTTAGAATTGGAATGCTGTTCTGACTCCCACCCTCGTCCTTAGTTTGAAAATCTCTTTATACTGTGTGAAAagtattcttagaaaaaaatcatcccattttaaagatagggTTCTGTAAGTTGGGGTGGGGTCAGGgaatgtgggttgttttttttttttaattaaaaaaaatttttttttctttttggtgtttatttttgagagagcacaagcaagggagggacagagagagggagacagaatgtgaagcaggcaccaggctccaagctgtcagcacggagctcgatgtggggctcgaacccacaaaccatgagatcgtgacctgagctgaagtcggacccttaaacacttaactgactgagccacccaggcccctgggaATCTGGGTTTTAAAGGCTTCTGAGGTGATTTGATGCTCAACCAAGTCTGGGGAAGAGTCTTAAAATATGCTCAGGAAgaagttgtcttttagttttctgtaCTTGTAGTGTAAATCTCCACTGAGCTTTCCACTTGTGTGTATGTTTCACTGAAGGCTGGGCATCTCTACCTGCCTGTTTCTCAGTGCCTCAAACAGTATGTGTGTTTAAACTTGAACTCTTCTTCCCTTTGCAAACTCGACCTTTTGTTCTCTTGAGTTAGTGTGGCCATCCAAGTATGCACTCAGGCCCACCCCTTGacccgcgccccccaccccttgtccatacccccccaccccccctccagccccGCTGACCCATCTTCTAAGGATTTCTTGATTCCAGTTCTCCCTTTGCGCTGCCCCCGCCCGGCTGGAGCTCTCAGCATCTGTCTCCTCTGTGAGGCTCTGCAGGTCCCCACCACCtgacctctctgcctctgctttgTCTTCTCAGAGCCACTTCCCAGTAGACTGAAGTGGCCCATCCATGATGCAGACGTGCTGGGTGGCCGGTGCTTAAacacccctctgcctccccacggCCGAACACCCCTGAGGCTCTCACCTCATTCTGACGGGCTGTCAGGCTAGCTTTGCAGATCCGCACGCTGTTTGCGGTTCCAGGGACGCACACGCTGCTTCTGGTCCGTCCCTTCTGCCTCGGATGCCCTTTCTTCACCCTTTCCCCTGGTTAGTGCCACGTCTTTCCAGTGTAAGCTCAGATTTCCGTTCCTTCCAAATCCTTTCTTTGACCTCTGGCCCTCTCGGAGAATTTCTCCCTTGTGAAACTCGCCTGGCACCCCAGGTTACCATATTTTACTCCCCACAGTGTATCACAGTTGTGTTTCTGGGTCTCTCCCTCATGAGGCTGAGCTCCTAGAGGCCGAGCATCTTCTTGCTCGTCTCTGTGTCTCTAGTACATAGCACGTGTTCAAAATGTTCCAATAAGGTGTTGCTCACAGAAGTGCAAATGGGAAGTGATGGTAAGCGTTTGCGTGTTCTCGGTCCATTACCAAGTGAGAGGCCACGGGGTGTGTGGTGCCGGGTCCCTGCCCATTAGTCCTCATGAGGTCAGCCTTGCCTCGGAGGGCACCTGCCTGAACACCTTGTGAACGAACctccctgggtggggggtggggggggcatttCCTCCGTCTTCAGTCGCGggggctctgcccttccccgcttcTCCTGTAGGCTAACCTCCAGGCGAAGGGCGGTCCTCTGCTTGTTCCAGGCCTGTGACTGTGCAGCCGAATGTGGCTGCAGGCAACACAACAGCTGCCCGGTCTCTCTTCACCTTGAGGATCCAGGAAtgttg harbors:
- the METTL21A gene encoding protein N-lysine methyltransferase METTL21A isoform X2, which produces MALVPYEETAVMGLQKFHKPLATFSFANHTIRIRQDWRQLGVAAVVWDAAVVLSAYLEMGAVELRGRRAVELGAGTGLVGIVAALLGFPLLRVMHKMTLKTVRNLTPSWEELPEKLLPRCARNCLFRVWIPQKMGSFWGPGLVPPPGLRPSSQCLRAKYSLNEKLHSI
- the METTL21A gene encoding protein N-lysine methyltransferase METTL21A isoform X3, yielding MALVPYEETAVMGLQKFHKPLATFSFANHTIRIRQDWRQLGVAAVVWDAAVVLSAYLEMGAVELRGRRAVELGAGTGLVGIVAALLGECRMLAPSFASGAH